A genomic segment from Pyrodictium occultum encodes:
- a CDS encoding CopG family ribbon-helix-helix protein: MPGGVVVKTGVALPDHVYQQLLEVSRNMGYTSVSRAIRDAVELFIAFNRWWSHRGRVSGTLQLLAPKSNEALASSLQRLLSEYSDVVHSATLIIASPGYILYIIAVRGEGGRVKSLYKHLARLRGVLSIQAALLPSPEGGGASLAQPREDLRGERP, encoded by the coding sequence GTGCCCGGAGGAGTGGTGGTCAAGACCGGGGTGGCGCTGCCCGACCACGTATACCAGCAGCTGCTCGAGGTATCGCGAAACATGGGGTACACGAGCGTGTCCAGGGCTATAAGGGACGCCGTCGAGCTCTTCATAGCGTTCAACAGGTGGTGGAGTCACCGGGGCAGGGTGAGCGGGACCCTCCAGCTACTAGCGCCGAAGTCCAATGAGGCCCTCGCATCCAGCCTCCAGCGGCTCCTCAGCGAGTACAGCGACGTGGTCCACTCGGCCACCCTTATTATAGCCTCGCCGGGCTATATCCTCTATATAATAGCTGTCCGAGGCGAGGGCGGGCGCGTGAAAAGCCTCTACAAGCACCTGGCTAGGCTCCGGGGGGTGCTGAGCATACAAGCAGCGCTCCTCCCCTCCCCGGAGGGGGGTGGCGCTAGCCTAGCTCAACCCCGAGAAGACCTTCGGGGAGAACGCCCATAG
- a CDS encoding ABC transporter ATP-binding protein codes for MPARPILELVNVTKAYRVGETVTWGLRGLSLRIYPGEFISVMGPSGSGKTTLLNIAGLLDRPTSGKVYIDGLDVSRLRDRELARLRNKYIGFVFQQFNLINRLTVLENIELPLIPRGVPRHERRKKAEEALVSVGGDPSWLPKKPLQLSGGQQQRVAIARAIVGEPLILLADEPTGALDRRTAKRVVNTFISLNKRGQTIVVVTHDPEVANCTHKIYMIRDGNIVEVVEPDISRCIINTVR; via the coding sequence TTGCCTGCAAGACCCATACTGGAGCTGGTGAACGTCACTAAGGCCTACCGGGTCGGGGAGACGGTGACCTGGGGCCTCCGGGGGCTTAGCCTCCGCATCTACCCTGGCGAGTTCATCTCGGTCATGGGCCCCAGCGGCTCGGGCAAGACGACGCTGCTCAACATAGCGGGGCTCCTAGACCGGCCGACAAGCGGCAAGGTCTACATAGACGGGCTCGACGTCTCGAGGCTGCGGGACCGGGAGCTCGCAAGGCTGAGGAACAAGTACATAGGCTTCGTGTTCCAGCAGTTCAATCTGATAAACAGGCTCACAGTGCTAGAGAACATAGAGCTGCCCCTTATCCCCCGCGGCGTGCCGAGGCACGAGCGCCGGAAGAAGGCGGAGGAGGCGCTGGTCAGCGTTGGGGGAGACCCCTCCTGGCTCCCCAAGAAGCCCCTTCAGCTCAGCGGCGGCCAGCAGCAGCGCGTCGCCATAGCCCGGGCGATAGTCGGCGAGCCCCTGATACTGCTTGCAGACGAGCCCACCGGAGCCCTGGATAGGAGGACTGCAAAGCGCGTTGTGAATACCTTCATCTCCCTTAATAAACGTGGCCAGACGATAGTTGTCGTCACCCATGATCCCGAGGTCGCCAACTGCACGCACAAGATATACATGATACGCGACGGCAACATAGTGGAGGTTGTGGAGCCAGACATCTCCAGGTGTATAATCAACACAGTACGCTAG